A genomic stretch from Bradyrhizobium sp. 195 includes:
- a CDS encoding class I SAM-dependent methyltransferase translates to MPLPSSARALKKPRLDDEVRFLRSWIEKPLHMGAVMPSGKLLARTMAHYVDVDSDAPVVELGPGTGAITSALVERGVDQKRLVLVEYNPGFCALLRDRYPQAKVVQGDAYRLRDTLWNVLSAPASAVVSGLPLVTKPMLTRLRLIRDAFTALAPGAPFVQFTYAVVPPIPKSLPGVSTEASERIWMNLPPARVWVYRKH, encoded by the coding sequence ATGCCATTGCCATCGTCCGCGCGTGCGTTGAAGAAGCCTCGTCTCGATGACGAGGTGCGCTTTCTCAGATCATGGATCGAAAAGCCGCTGCACATGGGCGCGGTGATGCCGTCGGGCAAGCTGCTGGCCCGGACCATGGCCCATTACGTCGATGTCGATTCGGACGCGCCTGTGGTCGAACTCGGACCCGGGACCGGCGCCATCACCTCAGCCCTGGTCGAGCGCGGTGTCGATCAGAAGCGTCTCGTCCTCGTCGAATACAATCCCGGCTTCTGCGCGCTGCTGCGCGACCGCTATCCGCAGGCCAAGGTGGTGCAGGGCGACGCCTATCGCCTCCGCGACACGCTCTGGAACGTGCTGAGCGCGCCGGCCTCCGCGGTCGTCTCGGGCCTGCCGCTCGTGACAAAACCGATGCTGACGCGGCTGCGGCTGATCCGCGACGCCTTCACGGCGCTCGCGCCCGGGGCGCCCTTCGTCCAGTTCACCTATGCGGTGGTGCCGCCGATCCCGAAATCGCTGCCCGGCGTGTCCACAGAGGCTTCGGAACGGATCTGGATGAACCTTCCGCCGGCCCGCGTCTGGGTGTATCGCAAGCACTAA
- the pncA gene encoding bifunctional nicotinamidase/pyrazinamidase, which translates to MLDRRQVLAMLGTTALASLAPTAMFAAASIKPDETSALLVIDVQNCFLPGGSLAVKEGEQVVPVINKISKAFANVVMTQDWHTPGHVSFASVHSGKKPFETVDLPYGKQVLWPDHCVQGTDGAALSKDLAIPHAELIIRKGFHKDVDSYSAFLEADGKTSTGLAGYLKGRKIKRVFVAGLATDFCVAWTALDARKAGFEVYVVEDACRGIDTQGSLAKAWADMAKAGVKRIQSADIAASA; encoded by the coding sequence ATGCTGGACCGACGACAAGTCTTGGCAATGCTCGGAACGACGGCGCTGGCGAGCCTCGCACCAACGGCGATGTTTGCAGCGGCATCGATCAAACCTGACGAGACCTCCGCGCTGCTCGTGATCGACGTGCAGAACTGCTTCCTGCCCGGCGGCAGCCTCGCGGTGAAAGAGGGCGAGCAGGTGGTGCCCGTCATCAACAAGATCTCGAAGGCGTTTGCGAATGTGGTGATGACGCAGGACTGGCACACGCCGGGCCACGTCTCGTTCGCGTCAGTGCATTCGGGGAAGAAGCCGTTCGAGACCGTCGACCTTCCCTACGGCAAGCAAGTGCTGTGGCCCGACCATTGCGTGCAGGGCACCGATGGTGCCGCGCTGTCGAAGGACCTTGCGATCCCGCACGCCGAACTCATCATCCGCAAGGGTTTTCACAAGGACGTCGACAGCTATTCGGCCTTTCTCGAGGCCGACGGCAAGACCTCGACGGGACTTGCCGGATACCTCAAGGGGCGCAAGATCAAGCGCGTCTTCGTTGCAGGGCTGGCGACGGACTTCTGCGTCGCCTGGACCGCGCTCGACGCGCGCAAGGCAGGCTTCGAGGTCTATGTGGTGGAAGACGCCTGCCGCGGCATCGACACGCAGGGTTCGCTGGCAAAAGCCTGGGCCGATATGGCCAAGGCCGGCGTGAAGCGGATTCAGTCTGCGGACATCGCGGCGAGCGCGTAG
- the nth gene encoding endonuclease III, whose protein sequence is MAKITRKPVPRKAAAPKKKARPAIAKPKPAQKSAPARKSLRAIRPWTPAEVHEAFSRFRKANPEPKGELEHVNPFTLLVAVVLSAQATDAGVNKATRALFEIADTPQKMLDLGEERLRDYIKTIGLYRTKARNVIALSAKVLSEFGGEVPRTRAEIESLPGAGRKTANVVLNMAFGEHTMAVDTHVFRVGNRTGLAPGKSPLEVELGLEKVIPAEFMLHAHHWLILHGRYTCLARTPRCEVCLINDLCRWPEKTV, encoded by the coding sequence ATGGCGAAAATCACCCGCAAGCCGGTCCCGCGCAAAGCCGCCGCGCCGAAGAAAAAGGCCAGGCCGGCCATCGCGAAGCCCAAGCCCGCTCAGAAATCGGCGCCAGCCAGGAAATCGCTTAGGGCCATCAGACCCTGGACGCCCGCTGAGGTTCACGAAGCGTTCAGCCGTTTCCGCAAAGCCAACCCGGAACCGAAAGGCGAGCTCGAGCACGTCAATCCGTTCACGCTGCTGGTGGCCGTGGTGCTGTCGGCGCAGGCGACCGATGCCGGCGTCAACAAGGCGACGCGCGCCTTGTTCGAGATCGCCGACACGCCGCAGAAAATGCTCGACCTCGGTGAGGAGCGCTTGCGCGACTACATCAAGACCATCGGGCTCTACCGTACCAAGGCCAGAAACGTCATTGCGCTGTCGGCAAAGGTGCTCAGCGAATTCGGCGGCGAGGTGCCGCGCACGCGCGCCGAGATCGAGTCGTTGCCCGGCGCCGGCCGCAAGACCGCCAACGTCGTGCTCAACATGGCCTTCGGCGAACACACCATGGCGGTCGACACGCATGTGTTCCGTGTCGGCAACCGCACGGGCCTTGCACCCGGCAAATCACCGCTGGAGGTCGAGCTCGGTCTCGAAAAGGTGATCCCGGCGGAGTTCATGCTGCATGCCCATCATTGGCTGATCCTGCACGGCCGCTATACTTGCCTCGCACGCACGCCGCGCTGCGAGGTCTGCCTGATCAACGATCTCTGCCGATGGCCGGAGAAGACGGTCTGA
- the pyrF gene encoding orotidine-5'-phosphate decarboxylase: MTPAEIAPKDRLIVALDLPSVDAAEATINRLGDSVTFYKIGYRLAYAGGLPLVGKLADKGKKVFLDLKLHDIGNTVTQGVESITRLGATFLTVHAYPQTMKGAVEGRGNSSLKILAVTVLTSYNEDDLHAAGYRLGVSELVEARAQQAQVLGIDGLVSSPEEVGALRKIVGHQMHLVTPGIRPVGSATGDQKRIMTPGRAIAAGADYLVVGRPIVEAADPKAIAEAIQAEIAQALG, from the coding sequence ATGACTCCAGCCGAGATCGCCCCCAAGGACCGCCTGATCGTCGCGCTCGATCTGCCCAGCGTCGATGCCGCGGAGGCGACGATCAACCGTCTCGGCGACAGCGTCACCTTCTACAAGATCGGTTACCGGCTCGCGTATGCCGGCGGATTGCCGCTGGTCGGCAAGCTCGCCGACAAGGGCAAGAAGGTCTTTCTCGATCTCAAGCTGCACGACATCGGCAACACCGTGACGCAAGGCGTCGAGAGCATCACCAGGCTTGGCGCCACCTTCCTCACCGTGCATGCCTACCCACAGACCATGAAGGGCGCGGTCGAAGGCCGCGGCAATTCGAGCCTGAAGATTCTCGCCGTCACGGTGCTGACCTCCTATAACGAGGACGATCTGCATGCGGCCGGCTATCGGCTCGGCGTCTCCGAACTGGTCGAGGCGCGCGCGCAGCAGGCGCAGGTGCTTGGCATCGACGGACTGGTGTCGTCGCCGGAGGAAGTTGGAGCCTTGCGTAAAATCGTCGGCCACCAGATGCATCTCGTCACACCGGGCATCCGGCCGGTCGGTTCGGCGACCGGCGACCAGAAGCGCATCATGACGCCGGGCCGCGCCATCGCCGCCGGCGCCGACTATCTCGTCGTCGGACGGCCGATCGTCGAAGCCGCCGACCCGAAGGCGATTGCGGAAGCCATCCAGGCCGAGATCGCGCAGGCGCTCGGTTGA
- the dnaK gene encoding molecular chaperone DnaK yields the protein MGKVIGIDLGTTNSCVAVMDGKNAKVIENSEGMRTTPSIVAVTDDGERLVGQPAKRQAVTNPERTFFAVKRLIGRRYDDPMVEKDKKLVPYKIVKASNGDAWVEADGQTYSPSQVSAFILQKMKETAEAHLGQKVDQAVITVPAYFNDAQRQATKDAGKIAGLEVLRIINEPTAAALAYGLDKTKTGTIAVYDLGGGTFDISILEIGDGVFEVKSTNGDTFLGGEDFDMRLVGYLADEFQKEQGINLRNDKLALQRLKEAAEKAKIELSSTTQTEINLPFITADQTGPKHLTMKLTRAKFEALVDDLVQKTVEPCRKALKDAGVTAGEIGEVVLVGGMSRMPKVQEVVKQLFGKEPHKGVNPDEVVAIGAAIQAGVLQGDVKDVLLLDVTPLSLGIETLGGVFTRIIDRNTTIPTKKSQVFSTAEDSQNAVTIRVFQGEREMAADNKMLGQFDLMGIPPAPRGMPQIEVTFDIDANGIVNVSAKDKATGKEQQIRIQASGGLSEADIEKMVKDAEANAEADKKRREAVTAKNEADGLVHSTEKALAEHGSKVGETERRAIEDAVGDLKEALKGDDAEAIKAKTQTLAQASMKLGEAMYKQQAEADAKKDAAKDDVVDAEFTEVDDDKNNKKSA from the coding sequence ATGGGAAAGGTCATTGGGATCGACCTCGGCACCACGAATTCGTGCGTTGCCGTGATGGACGGCAAGAACGCCAAAGTCATCGAGAATTCCGAAGGCATGCGCACGACGCCCTCGATCGTCGCCGTCACGGACGACGGTGAGCGCCTCGTCGGCCAGCCGGCCAAGCGCCAGGCCGTTACCAATCCCGAGCGGACCTTCTTCGCAGTGAAGCGCCTTATCGGCCGCCGCTACGACGACCCGATGGTCGAGAAGGACAAGAAGCTCGTCCCTTACAAGATCGTGAAGGCTTCCAACGGCGACGCCTGGGTCGAGGCCGACGGCCAGACCTACTCGCCCTCGCAGGTCTCGGCGTTCATCTTGCAGAAGATGAAGGAGACCGCGGAAGCCCATCTCGGCCAGAAGGTCGACCAGGCCGTCATCACCGTTCCCGCCTATTTCAACGACGCCCAGCGCCAGGCGACCAAGGACGCCGGCAAGATCGCGGGCCTCGAAGTGCTGCGCATCATCAACGAGCCGACCGCGGCTGCGCTTGCTTATGGCCTCGACAAGACCAAGACCGGCACCATCGCGGTGTACGATCTCGGCGGCGGCACGTTCGACATCTCGATCCTCGAGATCGGCGACGGCGTGTTCGAGGTGAAGTCGACCAACGGCGACACCTTCCTCGGCGGCGAAGACTTCGACATGCGCCTGGTCGGCTATCTCGCCGACGAATTCCAGAAGGAGCAGGGCATCAACCTGCGCAACGACAAGCTCGCGTTGCAGCGCCTGAAGGAAGCCGCTGAAAAGGCCAAGATCGAACTGTCCTCGACGACGCAGACCGAGATCAACCTGCCCTTCATCACCGCGGACCAGACCGGCCCGAAGCATCTGACGATGAAGCTCACCCGCGCCAAGTTCGAGGCACTGGTCGACGATCTCGTCCAGAAGACCGTCGAGCCCTGCCGCAAGGCGCTGAAGGACGCCGGCGTCACCGCCGGTGAGATCGGCGAAGTGGTTCTGGTCGGCGGCATGTCGCGCATGCCGAAGGTCCAGGAAGTCGTGAAGCAGCTGTTCGGCAAGGAGCCGCACAAGGGCGTCAACCCGGACGAAGTCGTGGCGATCGGCGCCGCGATCCAGGCCGGCGTGCTCCAGGGCGACGTCAAGGACGTGCTGCTGCTCGACGTGACCCCGCTGTCGCTGGGCATCGAGACGCTGGGCGGCGTGTTTACCCGCATCATCGACCGCAACACCACGATCCCGACCAAGAAGAGCCAGGTGTTCTCGACCGCCGAGGACAGCCAGAACGCGGTCACCATCCGCGTCTTCCAGGGCGAGCGTGAAATGGCGGCCGACAACAAGATGCTCGGCCAGTTCGACCTGATGGGCATTCCGCCGGCCCCGCGCGGCATGCCGCAGATCGAGGTGACCTTCGACATCGACGCCAACGGCATCGTCAACGTCTCGGCCAAGGACAAGGCCACCGGCAAGGAGCAGCAGATCCGCATTCAGGCCTCCGGCGGCCTGTCGGAAGCCGACATCGAGAAGATGGTCAAGGACGCCGAGGCCAATGCCGAGGCCGACAAGAAGCGCCGCGAGGCCGTGACCGCCAAGAACGAGGCGGATGGTCTGGTGCATTCGACCGAGAAGGCTTTGGCCGAGCACGGCTCGAAGGTCGGCGAGACCGAGCGCCGCGCCATCGAGGATGCCGTCGGCGACCTCAAGGAAGCGCTGAAGGGCGACGATGCCGAGGCGATCAAGGCCAAGACCCAAACGCTGGCCCAGGCGTCGATGAAGCTCGGCGAGGCCATGTACAAGCAGCAGGCCGAGGCCGACGCCAAGAAGGACGCGGCCAAGGACGACGTCGTCGACGCGGAATTCACCGAGGTCGACGACGACAAGAACAACAAGAAGTCCGCCTGA
- a CDS encoding sulfate transporter family protein: MLDAAIKALSQMISPPMRSILWRSIGLALVLITVLAIGLQRLLSWFATSGEVWLEGLLGPGWHTSLEILSWIVSIAAGLGVVFGGVFLMPAITSVVASLFVDDVADIVEREHYPAEQPGRALPFSQAIFEGIKTALLTILVYLIALPLVLFAGAGFLVFFLAAAWLLGREYFELAAMRFRSPEEAKAMRRDNAATIFTAGLFIAAFVSIPIVNLATPIFGMAFMVHMHKRLSGPRPELIEPARQMR; encoded by the coding sequence ATGCTGGATGCCGCCATCAAGGCGCTGTCGCAAATGATCTCGCCGCCGATGCGCTCGATCCTGTGGCGGTCGATCGGGCTTGCGCTCGTGCTGATCACCGTGCTGGCGATCGGCTTGCAGCGGCTCTTGAGCTGGTTTGCGACCTCCGGTGAGGTCTGGCTGGAAGGGCTGCTGGGACCGGGCTGGCATACCTCGCTCGAAATCTTGTCCTGGATCGTCTCGATCGCGGCGGGCCTCGGCGTCGTGTTCGGCGGCGTCTTCCTGATGCCCGCGATCACTTCGGTGGTGGCCAGCCTGTTCGTCGACGACGTCGCCGACATCGTCGAGCGCGAGCATTATCCGGCCGAGCAGCCAGGTCGCGCGTTGCCGTTCAGCCAGGCCATTTTCGAGGGCATCAAGACCGCGCTGCTGACGATCCTGGTCTATCTGATCGCGCTGCCGCTGGTGCTGTTCGCCGGCGCCGGCTTCCTGGTCTTCTTCCTCGCCGCCGCCTGGCTGCTCGGCCGCGAATATTTCGAGCTGGCCGCGATGCGCTTCCGCTCGCCGGAAGAGGCCAAGGCGATGCGGCGTGACAACGCCGCCACCATCTTCACCGCCGGCCTGTTCATCGCGGCCTTCGTCTCGATCCCGATCGTCAATCTGGCGACGCCGATCTTCGGCATGGCCTTCATGGTCCACATGCACAAGCGGCTATCGGGCCCGCGGCCGGAGCTGATCGAGCCGGCGCGGCAGATGCGGTGA
- the dnaJ gene encoding molecular chaperone DnaJ, translated as MSTSTKRCYYETLEVERDADEGKLKSSFRKLAMKFHPDRNPGDETSEVKFKELNEAYEVLKDKDKRAAYDRYGHAAFEQGGGGGAGFGAGFASSFSDIFEDLFGMAGQRGRGGRERGADLRYNMEITLEEAFGGKTAQIEIPVSVTCEACSGIGAKAGTKPKTCSTCGGAGRVRQSQGFFTLERTCPGCQGRGQMIEDACPSCSGQGRVTRERNLSVNIPPGVEDGTRIRLAGEGEAGVRGGPPGDLYIFLSLAHHQFFQRDGADLHCRVPISMVTAALGGEFEVPTIEKSKAKVKVPAGTQSNRRFRIASKGMPVLRSRQMGDMYVQVVVETPQNLTKKQQELLAEFEKLSSGNTQPESEGFFAKVKDFFGNRAS; from the coding sequence ATGTCCACGTCCACCAAGCGCTGCTATTACGAGACCCTCGAGGTCGAACGCGATGCCGACGAAGGCAAGCTGAAGTCGTCGTTCCGCAAGCTCGCCATGAAATTTCATCCCGACCGCAATCCGGGGGATGAGACCAGCGAAGTCAAATTCAAGGAACTCAACGAGGCCTACGAGGTCCTCAAGGACAAGGACAAGCGCGCCGCCTATGACCGTTACGGTCATGCGGCTTTCGAGCAGGGCGGCGGTGGTGGTGCCGGCTTCGGCGCGGGTTTCGCCTCTTCTTTCTCCGACATTTTCGAAGATCTGTTCGGCATGGCCGGGCAGCGCGGCCGCGGCGGCCGCGAGCGCGGCGCCGACCTGCGCTACAACATGGAAATCACGCTCGAGGAAGCCTTTGGCGGCAAGACCGCGCAGATCGAGATTCCGGTCTCGGTCACCTGCGAGGCCTGCTCGGGCATCGGCGCCAAGGCCGGAACCAAGCCCAAGACCTGTTCGACCTGCGGCGGCGCCGGCCGCGTGCGTCAGTCGCAGGGCTTCTTCACGCTCGAGCGGACCTGTCCGGGCTGCCAGGGCCGCGGCCAGATGATCGAGGATGCCTGCCCGTCCTGCTCGGGCCAGGGCCGCGTCACCCGCGAGCGGAATCTTTCGGTCAACATTCCCCCGGGTGTCGAGGACGGCACAAGGATCAGGCTCGCCGGTGAGGGTGAGGCAGGGGTCCGCGGCGGTCCGCCCGGCGACCTCTACATCTTCCTGTCGCTGGCCCACCACCAGTTCTTCCAGCGCGACGGCGCCGATCTGCATTGCCGTGTGCCGATCTCGATGGTGACGGCCGCCCTCGGCGGCGAATTCGAGGTGCCGACCATCGAGAAGAGCAAGGCCAAGGTGAAGGTGCCGGCCGGGACCCAGTCCAACCGCCGATTCCGCATTGCATCAAAAGGCATGCCGGTGCTGCGGTCGCGCCAGATGGGCGACATGTATGTTCAGGTCGTGGTCGAGACGCCGCAGAACCTCACCAAGAAGCAGCAGGAGCTGCTGGCCGAGTTCGAAAAGCTGTCCTCCGGCAACACCCAGCCGGAATCCGAGGGCTTCTTCGCCAAGGTCAAGGATTTCTTCGGTAATCGGGCGAGTTGA
- a CDS encoding NADPH-dependent FMN reductase, translating into MSAPKILIIPGSLRTGSHNAKLAALAAHEFAQAGVDVTRISLADFPLPIYDGDLQAKSGVPKHAINLKRMMGAHHGVLIVSPEYNASVPPLLKNAIDWVSRVHELHEARGEVFRNRAFALAGASQSRLGAARALQALRLILTSCHANVIASQLTLAFADQAYDDRDRLKNEGDSAALKELVRQLIDISQRMM; encoded by the coding sequence ATGTCCGCACCCAAAATCCTAATCATTCCCGGCTCGCTGCGTACCGGTTCGCACAATGCGAAGCTGGCGGCGCTCGCCGCCCATGAATTTGCCCAGGCGGGCGTGGACGTCACCCGTATCTCGCTCGCCGATTTCCCGCTGCCGATTTATGACGGCGATCTCCAGGCCAAATCCGGCGTGCCCAAGCACGCGATCAATCTCAAGCGCATGATGGGCGCGCATCATGGCGTGCTGATCGTCTCGCCTGAATACAACGCCTCGGTGCCGCCGCTTCTCAAGAACGCGATCGACTGGGTCAGCCGCGTGCACGAGCTGCACGAGGCGCGCGGCGAAGTCTTCCGCAACCGTGCCTTCGCGCTCGCCGGCGCCTCGCAGAGTCGGCTGGGTGCCGCCCGCGCGCTCCAGGCGTTGCGGCTGATCCTGACCTCGTGCCACGCCAATGTGATTGCCAGCCAGCTCACCCTCGCCTTTGCCGATCAGGCCTATGACGATAGGGACAGGCTCAAGAACGAGGGTGATAGCGCCGCGTTGAAGGAGCTGGTGCGGCAGTTGATCGACATTTCCCAACGCATGATGTGA
- a CDS encoding DUF2244 domain-containing protein, translated as MSTGNEIERERSESEAEPQIFSALLTPHRSLNRTGFLAVMLFLSVVSFATGLAFLLKGAWPVLGFFGIDVLVIWWAFRVNFRTARAREEITVTASELRVRRVSHRGQVAEWTFNPLWVRLDMEVDEDFGIEHLYLISRGHQIQIARFLGPEEKASFYKGLVEALNAAKRGPTYNPIS; from the coding sequence ATGAGCACAGGCAACGAAATTGAGCGAGAGCGATCTGAAAGCGAGGCCGAGCCTCAGATCTTCTCGGCGCTGCTGACGCCCCACCGCTCGCTGAACCGCACCGGCTTTCTCGCCGTGATGCTGTTCCTGAGCGTGGTGAGCTTTGCCACTGGTCTCGCTTTCCTGTTGAAGGGCGCCTGGCCGGTGCTCGGTTTCTTCGGCATCGACGTGCTGGTGATCTGGTGGGCCTTCCGGGTCAATTTCCGCACCGCGCGGGCACGCGAGGAGATCACGGTCACGGCTTCCGAATTGCGCGTGCGCCGCGTCAGCCATCGCGGCCAGGTCGCCGAGTGGACGTTCAATCCGCTCTGGGTCCGCCTCGACATGGAGGTCGACGAGGACTTTGGCATCGAGCATCTCTATCTGATCTCGCGCGGCCACCAGATTCAGATCGCCCGCTTCCTCGGGCCGGAGGAAAAAGCAAGTTTTTACAAAGGCTTGGTTGAGGCACTCAACGCCGCCAAGCGCGGCCCGACCTACAACCCGATCAGCTGA
- a CDS encoding DUF1330 domain-containing protein → MAKGYWIGRVDVSSDEGYKPYAVANGPIFKKWGGRFVVRAGKFTTVEGASRTRNVVIEFPDYETAVACYNSPEYQANIKVRQPHSVADLIIIEGYDGPQPSDG, encoded by the coding sequence ATGGCAAAGGGCTACTGGATCGGGCGCGTCGATGTGAGCAGTGACGAGGGCTACAAGCCTTATGCCGTCGCCAACGGTCCGATCTTCAAGAAATGGGGCGGCCGCTTCGTCGTCCGCGCCGGCAAGTTCACCACTGTCGAAGGCGCCAGCCGCACCCGCAACGTCGTCATCGAATTCCCGGACTACGAGACCGCGGTCGCCTGCTACAACTCGCCGGAATACCAGGCCAACATCAAGGTGCGTCAGCCGCACTCGGTCGCCGACCTCATCATCATCGAGGGCTATGACGGCCCGCAGCCGTCGGACGGTTGA
- a CDS encoding 2,3-bisphosphoglycerate-dependent phosphoglycerate mutase produces the protein MSERLLVLVRHGQSEWNLKNLFTGWKDPDLTELGVKEATEAGRKLKAQGLVFDVAYTSVLTRAQHTLDLILGELDQKGLPTTKNLALNERDYGDLSGLNKDDARKKWGEDQVLIWRRSYDVPPPGGESLKDTLARALPYYVQEILPGVLNGKRTLVAAHGNSLRALIMVLEKLSPEGILKRELATGVPIIYRLNADSTVASKLDLAG, from the coding sequence ATGAGCGAACGTCTTCTCGTGCTCGTGCGCCACGGCCAGAGCGAATGGAATCTGAAGAACCTGTTCACGGGCTGGAAGGACCCTGACCTCACCGAGCTCGGCGTGAAGGAAGCCACGGAAGCCGGCCGCAAGCTGAAGGCGCAGGGCCTCGTATTCGACGTCGCCTACACCTCGGTGCTCACGCGCGCGCAGCACACGCTTGACCTGATCCTCGGCGAGCTCGACCAGAAAGGCCTGCCGACGACGAAGAACCTCGCGCTGAACGAGCGCGACTATGGCGATCTCTCCGGCCTCAACAAGGATGACGCCCGGAAGAAATGGGGCGAGGACCAGGTGCTGATCTGGCGCCGCTCTTACGACGTGCCGCCGCCCGGCGGCGAGAGTCTGAAAGACACGCTGGCGCGTGCGTTGCCGTACTACGTGCAGGAGATCCTGCCCGGCGTGCTCAACGGCAAGCGCACGCTGGTCGCCGCCCACGGCAACTCACTGCGCGCGCTGATCATGGTGCTGGAAAAGCTTTCGCCTGAAGGCATTTTGAAACGCGAACTCGCCACCGGCGTGCCGATCATCTACCGCCTCAATGCGGATTCGACGGTGGCGTCGAAGCTGGATCTGGCGGGCTGA
- the dapB gene encoding 4-hydroxy-tetrahydrodipicolinate reductase — MSDMRLIVAGAGGRMGRALVRAIAESKGAVLAGALEAPGSELLGKDAGVLAGLPANGIKLSADLWAMSKEADGILDFTVPAATIANVAIAAERGIVHVVGTTGLSGSDNAVIKSVTNRAVVVQSGNMSLGVNLLAAVVKRVAKALDETFDVEIVETHHRMKVDAPSGTALMLGQAAASGRGVTLDDHSERGRDGITGARRPGNIGFASLRGGTVAGDHSVTFLGPFERLTLSHQAEDRMLFAHGALKAALWAHGKKPGHYSMADVLGLADI, encoded by the coding sequence ATGTCCGACATGCGCTTGATTGTTGCTGGGGCCGGCGGCCGGATGGGCCGCGCGCTGGTGCGGGCGATTGCCGAAAGCAAAGGTGCAGTGCTGGCCGGCGCGCTGGAGGCGCCGGGCTCCGAGCTGCTAGGCAAGGATGCGGGCGTGCTCGCGGGGCTGCCCGCCAACGGCATCAAGCTGTCGGCCGATCTCTGGGCGATGTCGAAGGAGGCCGACGGCATCCTCGATTTCACCGTGCCGGCGGCGACCATCGCCAATGTCGCGATCGCGGCCGAGCGCGGTATCGTGCATGTCGTCGGCACCACGGGGCTGTCGGGCTCCGACAACGCCGTGATCAAAAGTGTCACCAATCGCGCCGTCGTGGTGCAATCGGGCAATATGAGCCTCGGCGTCAATCTGCTCGCCGCGGTGGTCAAGCGCGTCGCCAAGGCGCTCGATGAAACCTTCGATGTCGAGATCGTCGAAACCCATCATCGCATGAAGGTCGACGCGCCCTCGGGCACCGCGCTGATGCTGGGCCAGGCCGCCGCCAGCGGCCGCGGCGTCACCCTCGATGACCATTCCGAGCGCGGCCGCGACGGCATCACCGGCGCGCGCAGGCCGGGCAATATCGGTTTCGCCTCGTTGCGCGGCGGCACCGTCGCCGGCGACCACAGCGTGACCTTCCTCGGCCCGTTCGAGCGCCTGACGCTGTCGCATCAGGCCGAGGACCGCATGCTGTTCGCCCATGGCGCGCTGAAGGCAGCGCTGTGGGCGCATGGCAAGAAGCCCGGGCACTACTCCATGGCCGACGTGCTCGGCCTTGCCGATATCTAG
- a CDS encoding methylated-DNA--[protein]-cysteine S-methyltransferase, translated as MMTLAINDQRLAKPGPQNAALRDYDSVRRAIAFISENWRAQPAIEAMADAAGVTPDELHHLFRRWASITPKAFMQALTLDHAKGLLRDSASILDAALDSGLSGPGRLHDLFVTHEAMSPGEWKNGGAGLTLRYGFHPSPFGTAIVIATDRGLSGLAFADHGEEKVALADMTRRWPNATYVEDHEGTAPLAARIFDTRLWRPDQPLRVIMIGTDFEVRVWETLLKIPMGRAVSYSDIACNINSPKASRAVGAAVGKNPVSFVVPCHRALGKSGTLTGYHWGITRKQAMLGWEAGQLGMQ; from the coding sequence ATGATGACACTCGCCATAAATGACCAGCGCCTGGCCAAGCCGGGACCCCAGAACGCCGCGCTGCGCGACTATGATTCGGTCCGCCGGGCGATCGCTTTCATCTCGGAGAACTGGCGCGCGCAGCCGGCCATCGAGGCGATGGCGGATGCGGCCGGCGTCACGCCGGATGAGCTGCACCATCTGTTCCGCCGCTGGGCTTCGATCACACCAAAGGCCTTCATGCAGGCGCTGACGCTCGATCACGCCAAGGGCTTGCTGCGGGACTCCGCGAGCATTCTCGACGCCGCGCTCGATTCCGGTCTGTCGGGCCCGGGGCGGCTGCACGATCTCTTCGTCACCCATGAAGCGATGTCGCCGGGCGAATGGAAGAACGGCGGCGCGGGCCTGACCTTGCGCTACGGCTTTCACCCCTCGCCGTTCGGCACGGCGATCGTGATCGCCACCGATCGCGGCCTGTCAGGCCTTGCCTTCGCCGACCACGGCGAGGAGAAGGTTGCGCTCGCTGACATGACGCGGCGCTGGCCGAACGCCACTTACGTCGAGGATCACGAGGGCACAGCCCCGCTCGCTGCGCGCATCTTCGACACCAGACTTTGGCGGCCGGACCAGCCGCTGCGCGTGATCATGATCGGCACCGATTTCGAGGTGCGGGTGTGGGAGACGCTGTTGAAAATCCCGATGGGGCGCGCGGTGTCCTATTCCGACATCGCCTGCAACATCAACAGCCCGAAGGCCTCGCGCGCCGTCGGCGCCGCGGTCGGCAAGAACCCCGTCTCGTTCGTCGTGCCCTGCCACCGCGCGCTCGGCAAGAGCGGCACGCTCACCGGTTATCACTGGGGCATCACCCGCAAGCAGGCGATGCTGGGCTGGGAAGCCGGGCAGCTGGGGATGCAGTAG